In one window of Microbacterium sp. PM5 DNA:
- a CDS encoding response regulator transcription factor, translated as MTEPIRVIIVDDESLVRAALRVFLDSSDGFDLVGEADNGIDAIALVRSTHPDVVLMDVQMPKMDGIEATQRLTREFPGIKIVALTTFSSERVIVPMLSAGAAGFLVKDTSPDRILDAARLAHEGGYVLSPRVAKELVSSVQQNEPPAPRQLGRDEELTERELEVVTLLAQGMSNAEIAAAMFVSEATVKSHLGRITAKWGVRDRIQVLIRATQYGLVSLG; from the coding sequence ATTCGCGTGATCATCGTCGACGACGAGTCGCTGGTGCGCGCCGCACTGCGCGTCTTCCTGGACTCCTCGGACGGGTTCGATCTCGTCGGCGAAGCCGACAACGGCATCGACGCGATCGCGCTGGTGCGCAGCACTCACCCCGATGTCGTGCTCATGGACGTGCAGATGCCCAAGATGGACGGCATCGAGGCCACTCAACGCCTCACGCGTGAGTTTCCCGGTATCAAGATCGTCGCACTGACCACGTTCTCCTCGGAACGGGTGATCGTCCCGATGCTCAGCGCCGGCGCTGCGGGCTTCCTGGTGAAGGACACGTCGCCCGACCGCATCCTCGACGCGGCGCGCCTCGCTCACGAGGGCGGGTACGTACTTTCGCCGCGCGTCGCGAAGGAGCTCGTCAGCTCGGTGCAGCAGAACGAACCGCCCGCACCGCGCCAGCTCGGCCGCGACGAGGAACTCACCGAACGCGAGCTGGAAGTGGTCACGCTTCTCGCGCAGGGAATGTCCAACGCGGAGATCGCGGCGGCGATGTTCGTGTCCGAAGCGACGGTCAAGTCACACCTCGGCCGCATCACGGCGAAGTGGGGCGTGCGCGATCGCATCCAAGTGCTGATCCGCGCAACCCAGTACGGTCTCGTCTCTCTGGGCTGA